Below is a genomic region from Rosa chinensis cultivar Old Blush chromosome 5, RchiOBHm-V2, whole genome shotgun sequence.
TCAGTATGGCTTTCGGAAGTGAGTCTGGACCTCTTGGACGACCCCTATTCCTGATAGTTTTATCCTTTTGCACCTTCTCCTTAGCAGGGACCGGAACTTCAACATTAGGTATTTCTGGTTCTGCAACTTCAGCAATTGGTTCCGTTGCCTCATCAGGATTGTTCTCGGTTGCTGATGTAGCCTTCTTCTTTGCCTTCTTTTCACGCTCCTAAGTTCAAAATGGTAAATGTCAGTTTAACTCCAAAACAAATCAGCAAAGATCAACacgaaaaaaaaggaaaaaaaaacacacaaacaaatAAGAAACTACCTTGAGCTTCTTTTCAGCTTCTTTTTGAGCTCTAATTTCTGCTTTAGCTGCAGCTTTCTCtgcctttttcttcttcctttccatGGCCTGCTTAGCTTTAGCAAtttcctcttctcttttcaTCTCCTTCAACTTTGCTTCATCAACTTTACTCTCTTTACTGTCCTTTTTCGGCTTCTCAAGCCCATATATCTCCTCGTCTTCATCTACAGTAGATTTTGGAAGCACTGCTTTACTTTTGGCTTCTTTCTGAACCTTCTGTACAGGCAAACTATCTAATGGTGCAGATCTGCCATCTTCCTTGACTTGTTTTGTATTAGCTTTTGTTGCCGACTCTAATACTATGGGTGTGGACACTTCATGAACCACCAATGGCTTCTCATCTGGGTTTCTTATTCGTCCATCCCTACTCAATTGCCGACTATCCAGAGACGACAAAATTCTTTTCTCATAATCATCCCTAAAATCCTTTTTACTATTCCACTGGGACATAAATTTCTCCACCTGTCAAATATATCAAATCTTTTAAATACCCCTACTACATTTATCAATGAGTGACGATATATAAGGAGTTGTTGTTTAACAAACCTCTGCATGAGTAAGCTCTTCAAGTGCTTTAACATCATTCTTCATAGCCAAACCTCTCGCTTTGTTCAAGATATTACGGCTTAGGTAAAAGGAGGCATTCTGCAAATCAGTATAAATTAATTGTAAGAGAGACAAATTACATTCTAAATAAAATATAGCCATTTCTTTCCACTCCATGTCAGAAGGTTACCCTCTTAAAATTTGAGAACATTTCATAGAAAAATAGGCTTACGACCTCCACTACAGTTTACAAACGAATAACTACCATGtgtccaaagtccaaacaaaatAATTTTGATAATATATTTAGACATGGCATATCAAAAATAGGGAACTTCAGACctgaagagagagaacaaaaaagATGGCCAAACAAAATCAGAGGATCCCAATTCATACATTTTATGATTGTAAAATTTCACATTGCAAGATGGGTCCAAATGAGAGGTTATATACCACCAGACCACAAATTTTTCACTAATTTTAAGGAGTTTAAAGCTTGGATATCTACCCGCTACCCATCCCAGTCCAGGCTACTTGCGTAAAAGGCTCCTGGGCACCAATACAGTCTACTCAACTAGATTCTAACACACCTTTCCAATATAATAATGCCTCCAATTTTTACCTTTACCAAGATATTCTACGGGTGACCGGAgtgaataaaaaattcaaacagaCCCAAAGACACTTCCaagtcaataatatgattatagaAAGTAAGCAACTAAGCAAGTCTAAAGATTATAGAAACTACAGTCAACCCAATCACGATATTAATTTTGCTGAAGGCCATCTCCTGTGAAGATGTATTTGAAGCATTATTTGAATTCTGAGCAATTGGATTAAGAAGCTTAGCCGAAATAAGCAACCAGTGAACGGAGAGGAGCTTGTATATAGGAGACGGGCCAtgtaaaattttataaagaataaaacaaagtcaaaaaaaaaaaatttgaaaaaagtcaaaaaccaTTTCTAGCAATACCCTGTCTAAGTGTCCAACTGATATAACTATTCCTGCTGGAATAGTACCAAGTTAACAGTGAAACCCTATTCGCAAAAATAACTTTGAAACCCTATTTGCATAGACTAATTTAAAGCTCCAGCAACATATTAGACTTTGAAGCTAAACTAAAACATGacgaaaaaaaaaggttcactTTATCATCCATAATTCCATATCCAGTACATTTGGCATCACTaaaaaattttatatatttatcatAAACAGTTTCAACCCTTCGCTGTATCTTTCCTCTGCCCAAAAAATAAATCTTTGAGCTTAAAGGATTGAAATGTTTCTTCATTTAATATGCATCTAGAGAATAAAATCAATACATTACCTATTCTGTTACAAATGCTATTTTCAAAAttcagcaaaaacaaaaaaaaaaatcgacagAACAGTTCAACAAACATAAGATCAGAATATCCAAGTACTAGGGTTGACCTATACCAACACAATTACAATGAAAACAAAAGGACTCGTGGTTTCTCAATGGAATGCAGGGAAAACAATTTGAGATTTTGAGTAAACTATGGTGAAGCAATTATGATTTTCTGAGCCAAGAATAATATACAATTTTTCATAATCACAACAACAGATGtccttaaaagaaaaataaaaatatatatataattaaaaaataccAACCCAAGAGTACAATAAAGAGAGAATGAAaatgcgagagagagagagagagagatgttgcaGCAAAATTTATGTTCACTTACTTGCTGATCAAGCTGCTGCCTAAATGTAAAAATGCTCTGTTGTGATTGATCCCTCTTATCAGTTACAATCTTCAGCTCATCCCGTATTGAAGAAATTTGCTTATCTACTGCCTTAATTGCATCATCAAGTTGCTGAATTTTGGACCTAACTGCTTGTTGCTCTTTCCTTACTCCATCCAAATCACCACCAATAAGCTACAATAAGATGATTGTGAAAATGATTAGCATACAATACATAATAAAGAAAGTCTGCAAAGAAAAATCAAGAGATCGTTCAAAAAGATGCAAATGTTAAAAGTCCACTTACTTTAACCTGGTCTTGAAGGGCATCTTTGTCTATATGAACCACTGATTCCTGAATCTTGGCTCGTACAGCAGCATTAGCGATGACTTCTCCACGTGTGTTTTCAAGTTGTTTGATCTCTTTAAGGATTTTCTTCTCCTCAGACAACGGAATGCTCTCATGTTGTATGATATACTGCAAGCCTTTGATCTGTTCAAAAGTCCAAAATTAGAGACTAATATATAAGGCAACGATTAACAGACGAATTTGGAGATACAAAGCTTGGTAAGAAGACATACCCGAGCATCAAGCTCTTCCTCAGATGAGCACAAACCACCATTGCGACCAGCATAATCTGCAGTGCGGAGCTTTTTGAGATCCTTCTGCAGAGGCTCAATCTCCTTAAATTTCTCATCCGCAATTTTTCTAATTTGCTGGTTGTCAGATCTCAGAGCCTTAATCTGCTCTATTAACTCAGATCTCTCGGACTGAAGGAAAgagatacagagagagagagagagagagagagagagagagcagtgaATTAGAGGTCTGCTCTTCTAAACATACCAATAAACATCAAAAATCATCTTCTTTTATCTCATTGCAGTAATTGTTATTATCAGCAACAATAAACAATGGAGGCAATCATTTTCCAGGACAATAATAAACATTATTATCAGCAATAACATTGCTGTAAAAGTGTAAGCTATCCCTGCCTTGAAAATGTGTAAGCTATTAGCTataaatgtcaaaaatcaaacTCAATGGCACAAAATTATTAATGTATAAGTGGAACACTTCACAGAAACATGGAAACCAGAGGAATGACCTCACTGTATGGATATCAAAGAAATATGTACGTATTGGTACTTAAAAAACAGTTTTTATATATAACACGTGTACATCACCAAGTATGATATTTTCACAACAGCTAATGATCAAGTTCCTATTCCTGAAATTCATACATAGCTATACAATGTATCTATTACTTTGCCAACACATTTACCACCTGTGCTGAAAGAAAAACTTACAACTACAGTGTAAATAACTTACTAAAAAGCTTCTTATAACTTATGAGGACCCATTGTATAAAACAGTCTCTTCTATATGTTTCTGATTATCTAAGTAGCTATATCTGATTAGCTTCCACAGCTTTGATAGTTAATTCATTACTAGTAACTTGTTAACATCACCTCTAGTTCGTCTCTCTTGAGGCTCTCAAATAGTCTTCCATTAAAGAATTAGTTCAACTAGTGATTATGCATGCAATCATACTGCTTTCAATCCATCTTTTCTCTGCTTTCAGATTATATAGTAGATTAATAGCATAGAGTAGTAAATATAGGTTTAGCATAGCGATGAATTCCTGCAAAATTATCATATTTCAGTAGCAGCGGATGAGAGCCTCTGTTTCAATGCCATGTGTCCACATGTAATACTGTAAGGAATCAATGATGTCAAAACAAACAGATAAGAGTAGGTTATGTTCAAAACAAAGCTCTCACTATTAAGGGCAGTGGACTTCAACTCACCCTCTTTGCATTTAATGCTTCAAGGACTCGAGATCGAGCCTGATTCTTCTTCTGAACTTCTACATTAGCCTGCTCAATTTTGGCTTTTAACTTTGGATCATCAAATGTCCGGTACCTGACGAAATAAAAAGAATGGATCTGCTTAGGGGCAGGCCACTCATCAACTGCATCTTGAGGGAAGTTTTGTACCGCAACCCCATTCCCTTCCTTTTTAGCCATTTCATCACCATGTGATCCAAATTTTATTGGCTCATTATGCCCTGACCCTTCTTCCAGTTTCCCATTTTCCTTGGCGGAATTCTCTCCTTCACTAACAGTCCCACCAACTGGTCCTTGGACCTTCTCAAATCCCAAATCTTCGACCCCCATATCTTCCACCAAAGAACAGCCTTACAGACCAAAGTCCTGATATAAAGGCAAAATCATGTCATCTgaaggaaaaacaaggaaaaggaTACTgtaggaaaaaaacaaaaagccacagcaattcaaatcaagatTATTTCAACAGGGACTCTAACCAGGAATCACAGGATTaatcttttaattgattacacgTCTACcaaaataatcaaagaaaagaagaaacgcATAAATCTAAAACTCATAAATTTGCGCATCCTTCACTTAAGATCATGAAAACAAAAGACTAAAACTttgaatcaaaaccaaaaactatCTGCAGTGCAGAACACAAAAAGCTTCATAGATCATTCCAAACACCAAAACAAGATAAACCCAGATTCTAAAATTAAACAGATACATAGACACCCAACAATCAAAATCAGAAGCTCAGTACAACTACAACCATTCTCATCATTTTACCAACCCAATATCCACACAGACATGTAAATCTGACCAAGGATCACATTACACAACATGGCATCGGATTCCAGAATCAAGCCATTCAACAAATCCaatcaaacaaaaccaaacaaaaagcCAAAGATTTGATCTGAACACGATTATTTTACCAAAGACAAACGAGATCAACCGGATCAACCCACCAACCAAAACAGCATCCAAAACCGAAAATTGAAGCAACAATGGTGAAACAAACAGACAGCGGATCATTACCAGGAACAGAAACAAACGGGGGAACAgtaaaacagagagagagaaaccgcGAAAGACAGAGTATATCCCtttttatcaaaagaaaaaaggccCCAAATCCGAGTTTAGCAAAACCCAGAATTATGGTCAAGATCTCGTTTCCttttacttatatatatataaaatgaaaaatttcttaaaaattaaaaattaaaaattaaaaattaaaaaaaaaatttcctttctCTCAAAAACAGAGAGACCCTTCCTACCCTGTTTCCTTCTCCCTTCAAAGTCtcttgctttcttcttcttcttcttgttcctatttccaagagagagaagagagtgaCCGGCTAAATTAACTATGTGGGTTTATTTAGAGGAAGTGAGATGGAGACATTTCAGGCGAAGCAGAAGAAGATTTTGGGGTTACGTTCAATTTCTACTTTCAGTAAATATTCTTGGACTGTTTGAGGACGTTTCTATTGTCCCCACACCGTTACAAAAGTTTTATTATAAGAAATAGTAATCACAATAAAAATgggtttctctttttctttcttctctcttttcaatAATGAATATTAATGGATATTTTGCCTTTTCTGTAATCTCATTAAGGGTCTTGGATTTTAGAATATAATGATACAGATCCTTCCTTTTTATAGATTCAAGTAAAACATAAGATTTTGGATATCACCATTTTTGGAGGTATAAGATACCATGTTTCATAGGAGCCTATAATTTGGCAAGTGAACTTTCCATATAGAGAGAATTCGAATCTTTACGTGCCCATAATTTGAAAGATGTTTCTCCAAATTTGTGTGGATGCATGGAATAATGACATTTTTGTAATATATTAATGTAGGATGTCAAGCCTAAAGTTAACATGATCTTATCTTTAGGAATCATAATGTTGGTGAAGATTTTAGAGTTATTGAGGTAGCATAAAAATTGAACTTGAGATTTGTATTGAAGTTTGAAAATTTTTCAATATTGTTCTTTTGTTATATTGAAAAGATTAGTCTTTGATCCACCCTACATCTTAATCACCATTTAGCTAACTCAATGGCTTAATCCTTACATATTTTATTTGTGAGATTAAGACATAAAATGTGAGAGTAACAAATGAGTGAGATAGCTTCTAATCTAAGAACTTTCACATATTTTAAAAAAGTTAtagcattttatttttttagaaccGATAAAACACTACTATATCAGATAAGAAGAGACATACACTATGGTTATATTTCATCCTCTACTTGCAATTGAAAGAAACAGGATAATAGATTTTTGTAGATGAAAGAATTTCAAGCTCATTCTTTATCCATCTAGTTGTAATAAACAAAAATCCTTTTTTTAGTGTTTTTCCCCTTAGTTCAATTAAATACAATCGTTAATGGAATGTAACTACTCATCTAAAACGTCGTAGTATTACAGTTTAATCTTGCTCTCTAGTGTaatggcttttttttttgtacaaaaagacaacaaaaaataatagaaaaatttTCACGATCACTTGGTAGAGACACAAGTCTCTCATTTGCAAATGGGATGTTCTGAGTCAGCTTCCAAACTAATTGTTATGCACTATCAATTGTTTTGggaatgaaaaataattattAGTTATCAAATTCTTGGAAATTTTTGTCCACAATTGGAGATAACCTAGAAATTGTGTATGTAGACTCTAGcatttgacttttttttgtttaaaaatgAGGTCATGGACCATGTATTAATCACAAACCAGAATAACCATTATATATCTTTCATTCTTTCCGCTGTCATTAATACACAAATATGGTGGCACTAATACCTCTAGCCTTTGACTattatctattttttttattttttttaaaaaaacctATAAATTGTTCATTTGTGCTAAATGTTGGAAACCCTTCAagataaattgaaatttttgaaaattaaaactgAGATCTCAATtctcttgttctttttttttctccctttttcTTTAAATTACACTAGCAACCTCCACATGTTATGCATGTGGTGaaacagttattgcagagagaacaaaatagaaagagaattttggttttggaatttttatctcttatttatattattaaatTGTATTTTATAATTGCCATAATTGTCTTTATAGCTAAATTGATTTCTAACAACTTATTTTAACTTATTTTAATAGTAAATAATTTCTTACCGTTCTGATTGACAAGCCtatattctcttaataataatatcgataattattgttgttgttttttttatttattttttataagaaattaagaaagaatCGATAACAAGCTAGAGTCTAATTGTTGTTGCTGTCGTTGTTGTTGAATCGAACATAAGATGTCCAACCTACATCAGCCATctatctttatttttcttcattttatttttattacttatcctctctctttgtttttttgaaaatttaaaagaATGCATAAGTGGAATATAATCCACTTAACAAAGAAGATTTCCCTCCTCACAAAGTATTTCACCTACCGCataaaattattttctcaataaaCCCAAATTAAGGAGCCAAACACGGCGTCAATTTATCCTCGGCGGTGAATTTCGATACGTACAACGAAAAGAACCTCTCCGCCCCAAAACGACGTAGCATCATCAGAGGCTCGTGAGCGTGGTTGTGGCGCGAGCGAAAAGTCCAGGCGGTTAACGGTCTTACGTTTGGCGAAGTCAGTTTCTTCAGGACCCTCCCGACTTAAAAAAAACACGTGTTTCGGGAACGCGCTTCAGTGCCGCCACGTTTGGTCGATGTTCACAAGACGAGAAAGCGAATAtagataaattcataaatctAAGATCAGGGGATGGGAAATGGGGCAAGGAGTTGAAAGTACGGAACTGCCCCCCTGTCTTGAATGCCCACCAAGGGATCTTGCCAGATTCACACGTGTCGTGGCCAAGTCTCTGACTTTTTCAGTTGGggggtggtggtgatgatgagGGGGTCTGGCTGGTTGTGGATTTTATTGCTCTTTTGAGAGACAGAGGGCTGGGTTAGATCAGCAATGGATTCGGTTTTGGATTTGTTGGAGCAAATTCTGAAATTACTATTCCTGAATGGATGGTTGGGTGTAGGACAGACAAAGGCAATGACTTCATAActagtacattttttttttaactacccGAAATTGGTGTAACCCAAAGAAGAAATAAGGttacaaccaaaaaaaagaagaaaaagaaataacacaaTAAAGTAAACTTTGGTCATGCAAACCGAAACTCCTAACTCGTGCGGCCTGTCATTGAAGGTTCACTAAATTTCTAGTGTTAATATTGCTATCATCAAAGATAGATGTTTAAAGATTGTGAGTTCATGTTGCCAAGTTTTACTCACTAAATTTCTAGTGTTAATATTGCTATCTTTGATTATTGATGTTCAAAGATCGTTGAGTTTATGTTTCCAAGCTTTACTCGTTTGTCGTTTGGTTACTTATGACTAACTCAATCATGCGATGTATCGCTTTActtcttaattttttatttctataGGAATTGTTTGCTCACAAATAACACATTTCAAATTTAGCAAAAATTTTCTCAAGCGAGAAATTAAGACACTTGACAAGTGCTTCTTCAAATCACTTTCAAATACTTTTAAAACTACTCAAGAcataatttatattttttacaattattttatatttataactaatttttcttttattttttagttcaAAAACGCTTTCTGACCCACTCAAAAACAATCATAGACAAGCTTTATGTTTTGGTTCCGGAATGAGACACAACATTTTACACAAATTTTTACACATCTTGTGAGTCattaaatttaaaaacatttaatggtCTAGATTTATTGTTTGAATGATGTCAACACAACACTAAATAATGTTAAAAATGACATGACATTACatatttttaatcaaaaattagaATGCgttaatattttctttattaaaagaaaaaaaaattcaaaatttggggaGGACTGtttgagttaattacatataaggccaccaactagttttttttctctcataagGCCATTAGATTAAAAaagggtgttatattttggataataaaaactaatatatttacataaatatcactagagtacaaaatcaacaatcattctctctctcctctctggcGAGGTCTCCAGTCAACTTCGGCGggtttccggcgaactgcggcagGTCTTCGGCCAACTTCTAGAgaactccggcgaccacaaaagctattgtcactaacaccaaaagctactgttgtgatgacctggttttctgttatttaaatttggtttttaataatggaccagttgtacgaataattgttataatgctttattcgtagattttatatggagtagaatgattttcgtacgtataaatatttgaatttcacagtttagggggtcgtgtgaagtttgactttttatatgttgggattctcggaaaatttccttcacgaaagttgtagagcgcgtcgatacgagttcgtggacatgtggaacgcgtaaatcggagttcgtatgaggaagttatggctatggaaagaagtttccattttagtatataaagggaaaattagaattttatttcattatttccctttccatttctggaaaccataccctctctctctcttctctctcgtccgctccctcagtatcgaagattttcgactgacccgacccgaacccggccgatccgacccgacttttccggccaactgcggcggtctccggccttgaaacttggccagcagggtcgcctcttccgtctggtcgtccctctggtggtctctatcgccgattcttctccacggcggcgctgcaaggcggtgcagccttgtgttttcggacccggccggaaaacacagctccgacgtcggcacggcttcgagttttcttggttgagctcagagctgcCTCGCcaatcgatccttggtggttgtttggatcgattcacgtgaaaattcgatcaactcggattggattactattcacggcttgtgaggtagttttcgatcccttaagcttgttttctgacttcgatccagttatgaaagttcacaagcatgcttagatgaagctttttgatgttgggagttttgtgaaatattgagtgttggccggcggcggtgcgccaccgtctgtggcggcgttccggcggtgttctggCCATGTATGGAACTGTTTCTgctattatatgtcttctactcgtcgatacgagcgtttcgatatataatatgcaaattttggagttcgattggatttgttatgatttttgcagtttcataccgatcaatttatttgatccgtgaggattcgagcgtccgatcgatttgtggtttggtcacatcgatcgtggacgtattccgaagacttagggaggtctcggatgtggttttgcctcgattggcgccactttggggattttggttcaaaacaggggtttcggacttaaatcattactaagttggaaccatatgtgattaggtacttgacgaagtatttggacgagtggttggtgatagttttggttcggttctgtattgaagacgcagcaggagttcaaggtgagtaaatctcacaaggacctttatgaacaggagtaccattattgttttggcgttaattatttaactgcaaactatagttggtattagtaggcattcctgagtgaatgactacatatatatgtttagatgaaatatatatatatccttgtgaatgattatgatgaataataatatgcatgatggtgttcatattattgttaaatgcgacttttcaagaaacgatattatagaaaaagatgttttctattgtttggaaagtattgagcttgatgttacattttgagtcaagcgtgactcattttagatgtattggttttagaatcaagggtcacagatggtgagcagggattaggaaaaccgaaactagatgttgtaacgtttttaagtcggaggcgacttacttaacgttgaccttaagaccagatagggtctaagaagatcttatgtcacagatggtgatagatcatagatagtgacaggttgcagatggtgaccttgatgttgatttcatgaccagatggggtctgaagatcattagtcacagatggtgacaattGGTGATCAATGGCTGaccttgagaccagatgggtctaatgatcttatgtcacagatggtgatagatcatagatagcaacaggttgcagatggtaaccttgatgtttgacttcatgaccagatggggtctgaagatcacgagtcacagatggtgataaatggttgagatgagaccagatggggtctaatgattataggtcacagatggtgacaggttgcagatggcgaccttgatgttgatttcctgactagacggagtctgaaatcatatgtctcagatggtgacagatcacagatggtgatagatcacagatggtgatcaaggcaggaaataggtaatcacgttctggttaggacgagtggttacaatttcaatagaattctagtttatctgccatgatagcttatgggagtaacggtcgaggttgcttgagactcataggtatgcagcttaaaggagagtttcgaCGGCATTctcctttaattgtctagatgagacttgaattgctacttgatggttaagttagcaaatagagcatggtcatagcggtgactcatgttgtcctttctttggaaaggatatggaatgttagaaggaatcatggctgcatgtttccttaagtagattgatgtgagttgttgattgatgttcatgagttactcatacgagcttgaagaagcttaccgggtttgttgtttggcaaccccggtgcaccattgtatatggtgtaggggctaatcctgcaggtcaggaaaatcgtggctgaagctgaaggagcttgttggcagcagaacgggtaggaagcattttttgttggctttgccaatatatgacttccgctatgcagtaagctctgaggagcatttacgttttattgtgatgacaattaaattcgtaaatttgtataatatataactctgtggagcgagtgtatgttatcttggatgattcagtgtatcagtaagtacttgttttaagggaaagatgttccaggtatttgtattgatgactgaatattcacgcatgtataattatgggattatatatatcgatttttattgttgtaaaaatcaggggcgtgacaactgtggctagcaacaaaagctaatcTGATGAGATTTCCAACAACCTCTggtgaggtcacaaaaactactgtcactagcaataaaagctattgttactagcaacaaaagatattatggtgagatttccggtaaCCTCCGGCaagataacaaaagctactatcactaacaACAAAAGTTATTCCTTACCAAAAAACCTATGCTCCCCAAAACGAAAAGATATTATCcgcaccaacaaaagctactgtcaccaataccaaaaactactctcaccagcaacaaatgctattgtcaccaacaccagaaaactactctcaccaacagcaaaagctactttcaccaacatcaaaagctactctcaactacaacaaaagttactgtcactaacaccaacgagctactgtcactaacattagagagctactcttgtatcaaaaactactttcaccatcaacaaaagctactcttacCAACGCAAAAAACTACTTTCACCACTgataaaagctactctcactaacgtcaaaaactactatcaccaccaCAAAAAGCTATAATCATCACCACCAAAAGTTACCCtcacaacaacaaaatatactctcatcaacatcaaaaactcttctcaccaacaacaaaacgcTACTTTCACCAAAACCGATAGCTACACTCACCGACTC
It encodes:
- the LOC112165077 gene encoding proton pump-interactor 1, whose protein sequence is MGVEDLGFEKVQGPVGGTVSEGENSAKENGKLEEGSGHNEPIKFGSHGDEMAKKEGNGVAVQNFPQDAVDEWPAPKQIHSFYFVRYRTFDDPKLKAKIEQANVEVQKKNQARSRVLEALNAKRSERSELIEQIKALRSDNQQIRKIADEKFKEIEPLQKDLKKLRTADYAGRNGGLCSSEEELDARIKGLQYIIQHESIPLSEEKKILKEIKQLENTRGEVIANAAVRAKIQESVVHIDKDALQDQVKLIGGDLDGVRKEQQAVRSKIQQLDDAIKAVDKQISSIRDELKIVTDKRDQSQQSIFTFRQQLDQQNASFYLSRNILNKARGLAMKNDVKALEELTHAEVEKFMSQWNSKKDFRDDYEKRILSSLDSRQLSRDGRIRNPDEKPLVVHEVSTPIVLESATKANTKQVKEDGRSAPLDSLPVQKVQKEAKSKAVLPKSTVDEDEEIYGLEKPKKDSKESKVDEAKLKEMKREEEIAKAKQAMERKKKKAEKAAAKAEIRAQKEAEKKLKEREKKAKKKATSATENNPDEATEPIAEVAEPEIPNVEVPVPAKEKVQKDKTIRNRGRPRGPDSLPKAILKRKKSNNYWVWAAPAALLVVVFLALGYYYLL